Sequence from the Ornithinimicrobium humiphilum genome:
GGGTGTGTGGGAAGGAGAACCACTGTCGGGGCCGGGACCTTCCCCGGTATGACGTGCCGGCACCTCGAGCGCACCCGCGGCGGTTAGAGCTCCTCGCCGAGCCGACCGCTCAACCGGGCGTGGCGGGCGGCCGAGGCCTCGTTGAGGCCGACGATCTCGACCGTCTTGCCGACGCGTTCGTACTTGGTGCGCACGGCGTCCAGCGCCGCGACGGTCGAGGCGTCCCAGATGTGGCTGTCGGAGAGGTCGACGACCACGCGGGTCGGGTCGCCGGCGTAGTCGAACTGGTAGACGAGGTCGTTGCTCGTGGCGAAGAAGAGCTCGCCGGAGACCTTGTAGGTGCGCACGTCCGGGGCACCGTCTCCGTCCACGTCCCGGTCGCCGACCGCCACGACCGACGCGAAGCGGGCCACCCGGCGGGCGAAGAGGATGATCGCGGCGTTGACGCCGACGAGCACGCCGTAGGCGAGGTTCCCGGTGGCCACCGTGACCCCCATCGTCAGGAGCATGACGAGGTTCTCGCTGTGCGGCATACGTCGCAGGGTGGCGGGGTGGAGGCTGTGCCAGTCGATGGTCGCGACCGAGACCATGATCATCACCGCGACGAGGGCCGCCATCGGGATCATCCCGACCAGCGGCCCGGCCCCGAGGACCAGGGCCAGCAGGAAGACGCCGGCGAGGAAGGTGGAGATGCGCGTCCGGGCGCCGGCCACCTTGACGTTCATCATCGTCTGGCCGATGACCGCGCAGCCGCCCATTCCGCCGAAGAGTCCCGAGGTGAGGTTGGCGACGCCCTGGCCCCACGCCTCCCGGGTCTTGTCCGAGTGGGTGTCGGTGATGCCGTCGACGAGCTTGGCCGTCAGGAGCGACTCCAGCAGGCCGACGAGGGCCATCGCCAGGGCGTAGGGCCCGATGATTCGCAGCGTGTCGAGGGTCAGCGGCACGTCGGGCACGACGAGCCAGGGCAGGGAGGTGGGCAGCGCGCCCTGGTCGGCGACGTCGGGCACCCTCCAGCCGGTCGCGACGACGAGCGCGGTCACCACGACGATCGCCACCAGCGGTGCGGGGATGGCGGTGGTCAGGCGGGGGAAGGCCACGATCACGGCGATGCCGAGGGCGACCAGGGGATAGACGAGCCACGGGACGCCGACCACGTGAGGGACCTGGGCGATGAGGACGAGCATGGCCAGGGAGTTGACGAAGCCGACCATGACCATGCGGGGGATGAAGCGCATCAGCCGCGCCACCCCGAGCAGCGCCAGGACGATCTGCAGGACACCGGCGAGCAGGACGGTCGCCAGGAAGTAGTCAAGCCCGTGCTGGCGCGCCACCGGCGCGATGACGAGGGCGACGGCCCCGGTGGCCGCCGAGATCATCGCCGGCCGGCCGCCGACGACCGAGATGGTCACCGCCATGATGAAGCTGGAGAACAGCCCCATCCGCGGGTCGACCCCCGCGATGATCGCGAAGGAGATCGCCTCGGGGATCAGGGCGAGGGCGACGACCAGGCCGGCCAGGGCCTCGGTCCGCAGCCGGCGGGGATCCCGCAGCGCGGCCAGGGTCGACGTGTCACGCTCGCCGGCCTCGGGCACCACCGAGGGACGGGGCGCCTCGGGCGCGGGGCTGGCGGCTTCGGGCATGGCGGACCTCGGCGGGGCGGTGTGGCACGGGGGAGCGTCGCGACGGGGGGCGCAGGCCGCCCGGGACAGACGTCGGCGACGGCGGCGGGCCGTCGCACGGGGCGAAGTCTACCGGCGCGGGACGCCCTCGGAACGCTGCCGCACGAGCTCGTAGAGGGTGATCGAGGCGGCCACCGTGGCGTTGAGGGAACTGGCGGAGCCCACCATCGGGATGCTCACGGTGCGGTCGCAGGCCTCCTGCCAGAAGGCGCTCATCCCGGTGGTCTCGTTGCCGACGACGAGTGCCGTGGGCCCACGGAAGTCGTGGGCCCAGACGGTGGAGTCCGCGTCCTCGCTGGTGCCGACGATCT
This genomic interval carries:
- a CDS encoding SulP family inorganic anion transporter: MPEAASPAPEAPRPSVVPEAGERDTSTLAALRDPRRLRTEALAGLVVALALIPEAISFAIIAGVDPRMGLFSSFIMAVTISVVGGRPAMISAATGAVALVIAPVARQHGLDYFLATVLLAGVLQIVLALLGVARLMRFIPRMVMVGFVNSLAMLVLIAQVPHVVGVPWLVYPLVALGIAVIVAFPRLTTAIPAPLVAIVVVTALVVATGWRVPDVADQGALPTSLPWLVVPDVPLTLDTLRIIGPYALAMALVGLLESLLTAKLVDGITDTHSDKTREAWGQGVANLTSGLFGGMGGCAVIGQTMMNVKVAGARTRISTFLAGVFLLALVLGAGPLVGMIPMAALVAVMIMVSVATIDWHSLHPATLRRMPHSENLVMLLTMGVTVATGNLAYGVLVGVNAAIILFARRVARFASVVAVGDRDVDGDGAPDVRTYKVSGELFFATSNDLVYQFDYAGDPTRVVVDLSDSHIWDASTVAALDAVRTKYERVGKTVEIVGLNEASAARHARLSGRLGEEL